Genomic DNA from Chitinophaga lutea:
GGTTGAGCGATTTGCAAAATCAGGGAGCGGGAACGTTGACGAACTGAATAAACTGCTGAACAAGCTCAACGCAGAGTTACGGGAAACTAACGATGCGATTGAGTTGAATAATGTCGAGAAGTTCCTGAGTATTGTTGGCCAAATTGGTGAAACGCTGGCCACAGCAAGCGGCTCATTGCGAAGCTTCGCAGGTGACCTAAAGGGCATCAATGACGGACTTGCCGATACCCTGGAAACCCTATCGGACATGATCGACGGGTTTGGAGGTATTGTTCAGCTTGGTGCCTCATTAGGGGGAAGCTTTAAAAATGGCAAGTTCGACGCCAAGGCGGCCAGCGGCAAAGCGACGAACATCGGCGGATTTATTGGCGCCGGCGCGTCCATCGGCGCAGCTGTAGGGTCAATCATTCCAGCCCTGGGTACGGCTGTCGGCGGTGTGGTTGGTGCCGTAGTTGGCGCTGTAGTCGGAGGGGTTGCTGCAGCATTTAAAGGAGGAAAGAAAGTAAGGGAGTCGCTTCAAAAGACTTTCGCTGCTCAATACGAATTTATCGTTAATCAGGAGCTGGGGGAATACAGGATAAATGAGGTTATCCGGCAGCGTGTCTTACTTAAGGCTCAAGAGATCAAACTGACGCTCCAAGCTCTTAAGGCACAAAAAGAAGCCGCGGCGGAGACTCTGAAGCAAAATAAGTCAGAGCAAGAAAGAATACTCCAGCTACTACAGGCTGAAAGCTTCAATTCTGGTGTAGGTACTCGAAAACGAGGTGGATTTCTCGGACTGTGGAGGAAGAAGGAGTCAGTCGATCAATACTCTTCGTTGCTGGGGATGACCGTGTCAGATATCGAAAAACTGTACGCGAGCGGCCAGCTAGATGGCCGCGCGAAGGCTCTGTTTGAGCAGCTCCAACGCCTTCAGTCAGAGGGTCAGAACATTCAGCAGATGCTGGCCGATCTGGAACAGCAGACAAAGGAGGTGTTCACCGGGACGACAGCCGAGAGCATTACTGATTCCATTGTAGACGGATTTGCCAACGGAAAATTCGCGGCGCAGGACTTCGCGGGAGACTTCGAGGACCTGATGCGGCAGGCCGCTCTGAATGCACTTAAATTCCAGTACCTGGAAGAACCGCTACAGGCGTTCTACGAAGAGTTTGCCAAGGCCGCGGAAAGCGACAACGTGTTGACTCAATCCGAAATGAAGACACTCCAGGACAAGTATAACGCGATCATAAAGGCAGCGGGCCTCCAATTCAAGCAAATCGAAGACATAACGGGAATTGACCTGTCAAATGGCTCGAAAGACGACAATAGCCTGAAGGGGGCTATTAGGGGCATAACCGAACAGCAGGCGGAATTGTTGGCAGGTCAGTTCGGTGGGCTGCGGCTTACCAACATGCAACAGCTGGAAATAATGAACCAGAACCTGGGCGTCTTGAACCGCATTAAAGAGGATACCTCGAATTTGAGTGACATCCGAGCGAGCTTGAGAAACATTAATACTGTAGGCGTTAAAATCATAAAGTAATGGCATATCCGATAGGGCAATATTACATAGATGGTGCAGACCTTTATTTGGTGTATGGAATCCTCATCGCCAGTGGTAGCGACGACTTTCTGAGATTGCCTGACAGGAAGGAAAGCATCACCAACGATTGGCTGGATGAAAACGGTATCGATATCGATCTTTCGCGCGTGTTCCTGAAATCAAAGGAGTGCACACTTGAATGCGCAATCCTTGCAGCAAACGAGATTGATTTTTGGACAAAGTATGACTCGTTCTTCGCCATGTTGATAAAGCCGGGTCTGCGCCGGCTCGAAATAACTGAACTTTCGAGTTCTTTCTACGTGTACTATAAAGACTGCCCATCTTACGATCGGGTTACGAGAATAAAAACGGGGCCCCATGCTGGTAAAGTAGGTGCAAAGTTCAGTATAACCTTCGTTGAACAAAAGCCGCGGCTGGATGCCTCCAACGTGTATGTTATAACCCAAAATAATAAATTCATCATTACATGATAGCCATTGACATATTGCGGGGTTCCGACCTTGTGGTTACCATCAAGCCTGATAGCAGTAGTAATCAGAGCAAGGCTGTCATGGGGGATAATGTGATCAATCTGCAGTTCGACCTGAACCAAAAGATTGATTTTAAGTTGGGGGACTGGTGCACAGTTTACGGTGAAAACTACTTTCTGAACAAAATGCCGGTTGTCAATAAGGTTTCCACGTATTTGTATGAATATACCTTGGTCATGCAGTCCGAGTATTACGATCTCGGGAAAGCCATGTTCATGTTTTATGATGCAGCCAATGAATTGAAGGAGGGCGAATTTTCCTTAATGGGGAATGCTGACGAGTTTCTGAACTTGATCATAAAGAATGCAAATAGGGTAGGTGCCGGCTGGACCAAAGGCGCTGCGATCAGTACGCCCTACGTGAATATGACCTTCAAATCGGAAACCTGTCTCGCGGCATTGGTTCGTGTGGCACAGCAATTCGGTACTGAGTATTTTGTGAACGGCAAGGTGATTTCAATAGATAAACGCCAGAAGGACCGCGGTATTACTCTCCGCCATGGACGGGACAAAGGTCTAACGAAGATCGACACGAAGACCCAAGGGGATTCGTCTGTTGTTACCCGGCTGTATGCATTTGGCTCTGACAAAAATTTGCCTCCCAACTATAGGAACTATGCTGATCGCCTGCGAATGACGGACGGGCAGCTCTACCTTGAAAAGAACGTAGAAAAATACGGAGTCATTGAGGCATCAAAAGTATTCGAAGATGTTTACCCACATCGAACAGGCAAGTTAACTGCCGTGGATGCCGGCAACCCTTTTTCCTTCAAAGATGCCGCCATTGATTTTGATGTGAATAACCAGCTAATGCCAGGGGTGGCTGCCAAGATCACTTTTAACACTGGGCAGCTGGCCGGGTATACATTCGATATCCAGCGGTTCGATAACTCACTGAAGCAATTCACCATTCTAAAAAACAAAGATGAGAAAGCCCTTGACGTACCCAGTTCGCTCATTCGTCCGGCCATTGGCGATGAATATGTGCTGGTGGATATCATTATGCCGGAGAGCTATGTTACGGCAGCAGAAGCGCAGTTAAAGGTCAAAGCCCAAAACCTGGTGAACTCGATTTCTGAACCACTGATAGAATTTTCAGTGACATCTGACCCCATTTACTTCCGAAAAAAGAGTCTGAAAATTGATATCGGCGACCTGGTTTGGATAACCGACCCTGACCTGGAGATCAACAAGAGAATCAGGGTTATCGGGATTGTACGGTCGTTTCAGGACGAATACGAATACCAGTTAACACTTTCCGATGGCCTGACCACGAGCCCGACCCAAGATTGGTATGGTGGCATTAGCGGCAACAGCCGGGAAATTGCGGATATCAACAGTCGGTTGAACAATCGTTCTAGCGAAAATAATTTCGTTGGCAATGTGATAATGGCCGATATACCTGTGGCTTCAGATACTTCTGGAATGTTCCAGGTGTTCGTGGATGGATCAGGAAAGCTTTATAAAAAAATGTAATTGTTAACCCATGGCAATAGTACCAGGCATAATTGTGGAAACAGGGCAGGCCATCACTGTTGATCTCGAAACAGCGAGAGCTACCGAGCTTCCACCCTTTACAGACATCGCGGACGATGATATTTTCTATGGTGTCGATATTTCCGACAACATCACCAGGATTGCTACAACAGCCCAGCTAAGGGCAAAGTTTGTTGGTGATTCAACTCCGGAGGCGCCGGTAGTGAACGGGGCCGACATGGAAATTGAAGTTCCTCCTGCTTTGATTGGTCAAACTCGGATTGATATACCGGCGCTGGCTGGGAAGAGCTATTGGCTGGAGCGAATCGGCGCTACTGCATCATCCCGGCTTTGGTCAACATGGTTCGATGTGCTCTCAACAGGCGGTTTTGTGTTAAAGCGACCAGGTGATAAGTTTTACGCCAACGATAAGTTTGTTGCTCATATTTACGAGTATGAGGGTGGCAACTCGACAATTCCAGGGGGAACTGGCGGCGGATCTGGCCTGAAGGGCTTTAGATCAATTACCACGAATGCCACCGTTTTCAATATCGACATGGAGAAGCTTATCAACGTGTCGGGTGGTAGTAACAAGCTGGTGATTACCCTCGATGATGTGGCCAACATCACGGAGAACTCCACCGTGTCTTTCATTACCATGGTGAACAACGACTGGCAAACCACTATCCAGACGACGGGGGGCCAGATGATATACATTAACGGGACCTCAAAACAAAAAATATACCTCGGTGTAGGCGAGCTCATCAAGCTTGCCCGAGGTAACGACGGTTGGTATGCTATGGGATTGTTCGGTGGTTATCAGACGGTGGGGCGTCCCTTTAGCGGGTATGCTACTGAGCTGAATTCTATCGTGGCTGAGGGGCAAGAGCTGAACCGAGATTCTTACCCACGGTTATGGGAGTATGCGCAGACCATCGGAGCCAGTTTGTTGTCTGAAGAGGATTGGGTGGCGGACCCCGTTGCAAAGCGTAGCTGCTTTTCCGTTGGTAATGGGACAACCACTTTCCGCGTCCCAGACCTCCGCGGCCTTTCGCCTCGCTGGCTTGACAGAGGCCGTGGGCTGGATACAAACGGCAGGTCAATGAATGTTCCCGGTGGCTATCAGGGCGACAACGTGAAAGTACACGATCACCCGCTGGACAATAGGATTCTGACCGAAGGCGTACCGGGGCCTGTTGGGCCAGGTGGTACTACTCCTGGTTCTTCAGGAATAATAGCCAATACTGGAGCATTCGGCTCACCTGAGAATACTGTGAAGAACGTGGGCTTCCTCGGCTTGATCGGCACGTGACAGGAATACATAGCCTATTACTTTTGTAATTGTTAACCCAAATTATTTTAAATGTTTAAGAAGTTTGTAGCCCTCGTTCTTATTGCTTGCTGTGTGGCTTTGTCGAGCACCGCACAAAGCCAGTTTGTCGGGAAAACCGAAATTCCAACGTGGTTGGGTGAGGTGAAGGTGGATAGCCTGTTATGGCTTAAGACTACCGATACTGTAAACTATGCCGCATCACTTTATCCCGGCGCCATCGTATTCCGACAGCAGCCAGGGGATACCTCCCATTACCATTCGAACGGCGTAAAGTGGCAGAAGTTGGGCAAGGA
This window encodes:
- a CDS encoding phage tail protein; this encodes MIAIDILRGSDLVVTIKPDSSSNQSKAVMGDNVINLQFDLNQKIDFKLGDWCTVYGENYFLNKMPVVNKVSTYLYEYTLVMQSEYYDLGKAMFMFYDAANELKEGEFSLMGNADEFLNLIIKNANRVGAGWTKGAAISTPYVNMTFKSETCLAALVRVAQQFGTEYFVNGKVISIDKRQKDRGITLRHGRDKGLTKIDTKTQGDSSVVTRLYAFGSDKNLPPNYRNYADRLRMTDGQLYLEKNVEKYGVIEASKVFEDVYPHRTGKLTAVDAGNPFSFKDAAIDFDVNNQLMPGVAAKITFNTGQLAGYTFDIQRFDNSLKQFTILKNKDEKALDVPSSLIRPAIGDEYVLVDIIMPESYVTAAEAQLKVKAQNLVNSISEPLIEFSVTSDPIYFRKKSLKIDIGDLVWITDPDLEINKRIRVIGIVRSFQDEYEYQLTLSDGLTTSPTQDWYGGISGNSREIADINSRLNNRSSENNFVGNVIMADIPVASDTSGMFQVFVDGSGKLYKKM
- a CDS encoding phage tail protein, which translates into the protein MAIVPGIIVETGQAITVDLETARATELPPFTDIADDDIFYGVDISDNITRIATTAQLRAKFVGDSTPEAPVVNGADMEIEVPPALIGQTRIDIPALAGKSYWLERIGATASSRLWSTWFDVLSTGGFVLKRPGDKFYANDKFVAHIYEYEGGNSTIPGGTGGGSGLKGFRSITTNATVFNIDMEKLINVSGGSNKLVITLDDVANITENSTVSFITMVNNDWQTTIQTTGGQMIYINGTSKQKIYLGVGELIKLARGNDGWYAMGLFGGYQTVGRPFSGYATELNSIVAEGQELNRDSYPRLWEYAQTIGASLLSEEDWVADPVAKRSCFSVGNGTTTFRVPDLRGLSPRWLDRGRGLDTNGRSMNVPGGYQGDNVKVHDHPLDNRILTEGVPGPVGPGGTTPGSSGIIANTGAFGSPENTVKNVGFLGLIGT